A single Corynebacterium stationis DNA region contains:
- a CDS encoding YbhB/YbcL family Raf kinase inhibitor-like protein — protein MSTYNEPRFPGPDPYEPLGNPPTFTLTSTDLADGDEIAEQFRAPSNVSPQLQWADLPEGTKSLAVTLLDPDAPTGAGFWHWAAFNIPADVTELPQGAGSQADLGIEGVISLKHDGGQREYYGPQPPAGHAPHRYLYAVHALDVETLDIDPDATPTVLGFNLYFHTIGRSILWGWYEQN, from the coding sequence ATGTCTACATACAATGAACCCCGCTTTCCAGGCCCAGATCCATATGAACCACTGGGTAACCCTCCAACATTTACTTTGACTTCCACCGACCTCGCTGATGGCGATGAGATTGCAGAGCAATTCCGGGCACCATCAAATGTTTCCCCACAGCTGCAGTGGGCGGATCTTCCTGAAGGTACGAAGTCTTTGGCAGTAACCTTGTTGGATCCCGATGCGCCAACAGGTGCCGGCTTCTGGCACTGGGCAGCATTTAACATCCCTGCGGATGTCACGGAATTGCCACAAGGAGCAGGCTCGCAAGCCGACCTGGGCATCGAAGGTGTTATCTCCTTGAAGCACGACGGCGGACAGCGCGAGTACTACGGCCCGCAGCCACCAGCAGGTCACGCTCCGCACCGTTACCTATATGCCGTGCATGCTCTCGATGTGGAGACCCTCGATATTGATCCTGACGCAACACCTACGGTTTTGGGCTTTAATCTCTACTTCCACACCATTGGACGTTCCATCTTGTGGGGTTGGTACGAACAAAACTAA
- a CDS encoding MarR family transcriptional regulator yields the protein MLAVHARYRGRAVRRAELVERSAAALSTLDGVGDFEFLGVEDICAKVDTATAVCEVAMALLADGSWAISIGISHDDAKKTATRGLKPSARPGQVYATIEPAIATGTGSKAAKDKAKKDASNIVAAFALLSFVLGKRTAEGREATSLVRSGFNQNEAAEELGISKQAMSQRLQAAGWAAEGAGWQLAVNLIAAANPSLES from the coding sequence ATGTTAGCTGTCCATGCACGTTACCGTGGCCGCGCTGTACGGCGCGCTGAATTAGTTGAACGCTCCGCCGCTGCACTCTCGACCTTGGATGGTGTCGGTGATTTTGAGTTTCTTGGCGTCGAAGATATTTGCGCCAAAGTCGACACTGCGACAGCAGTGTGCGAGGTAGCCATGGCATTGCTTGCCGATGGCTCCTGGGCCATCTCCATCGGTATCTCCCACGATGATGCTAAAAAGACTGCAACGCGGGGTCTTAAACCATCGGCACGGCCAGGGCAGGTCTATGCCACTATCGAGCCGGCTATCGCTACCGGCACTGGCTCAAAGGCCGCGAAAGATAAGGCGAAAAAGGATGCATCCAATATTGTCGCAGCCTTTGCCCTATTAAGTTTCGTTCTTGGAAAACGCACTGCGGAAGGGCGCGAGGCGACTTCCTTGGTGCGCTCGGGCTTTAACCAAAATGAAGCTGCTGAAGAATTAGGTATTTCTAAGCAGGCCATGTCCCAGCGGCTGCAAGCTGCCGGGTGGGCTGCGGAGGGCGCTGGGTGGCAGCTAGCAGTTAATCTCATTGCTGCCGCAAACCCCTCTTTAGAATCTTAA
- a CDS encoding TVP38/TMEM64 family protein — protein sequence MSSFMSWIKSFAEFLSGLLKDAVASISQWSWTRRLIVAATTIAVLAVIFFVDLPGVEQLRTWADGAGSWFIALFWLCYVILTLFPLPRTIWTVSAGVLFGPVTGLAISLTALTVSAVIALLVVRGLLGEWMRPRLKHPAVAGINAHLERRGWLAIASLRLVAAVPFSLLNYAAALTAISVGQFAVATLVGSIPTTAIGVFFGDLLTGQMHPGIIAAMIVCALVGIGGLILDSRMPVTQLSQGNTVD from the coding sequence GTGTCATCGTTTATGTCGTGGATAAAAAGCTTCGCTGAGTTTCTCAGTGGGCTTTTAAAAGACGCCGTGGCATCGATAAGCCAATGGAGCTGGACACGACGTTTGATAGTCGCAGCTACGACCATCGCGGTGTTGGCCGTTATCTTCTTTGTGGATCTGCCTGGCGTTGAGCAACTGCGCACATGGGCCGATGGGGCTGGTTCTTGGTTCATAGCTCTGTTTTGGCTGTGCTATGTCATCCTCACCCTCTTTCCCCTTCCACGGACAATCTGGACGGTGTCTGCGGGCGTTCTTTTCGGTCCGGTAACCGGGTTAGCGATTTCCTTAACTGCCCTGACTGTTTCCGCCGTGATCGCACTTTTAGTTGTGCGCGGACTGCTTGGTGAATGGATGCGTCCGCGGCTTAAACACCCAGCGGTTGCGGGGATTAATGCCCACCTCGAGCGCCGCGGGTGGCTTGCCATCGCCTCCTTGCGCTTGGTAGCAGCGGTCCCCTTTTCCTTGCTTAACTACGCCGCGGCGTTGACAGCTATTTCCGTGGGACAATTTGCCGTTGCCACGCTTGTTGGCTCGATCCCAACTACGGCAATCGGCGTCTTTTTCGGCGACCTATTAACAGGGCAAATGCACCCTGGAATCATCGCGGCGATGATCGTGTGCGCCCTAGTGGGAATCGGTGGATTAATCCTCGACTCGCGGATGCCGGTTACACAATTAAGTCAAGGCAACACCGTAGACTAG